The following are encoded in a window of Gossypium raimondii isolate GPD5lz chromosome 13, ASM2569854v1, whole genome shotgun sequence genomic DNA:
- the LOC105783333 gene encoding LEAF RUST 10 DISEASE-RESISTANCE LOCUS RECEPTOR-LIKE PROTEIN KINASE-like 1.5, whose protein sequence is MSPLPAAIFISILFLLPQLHKVCAASPAAGRTIPTRGTCNSTCGAIPVMFPFGTGFGCGHPYFARYVKCNAGTLQFSTGTGIYPVSSIDYPTSTIVVADPFMSTCSSMQNSGSFSLDRTSPFTLTGSNIFVLLGCSTTSPVFDPSEDLCDTGSGSRVCSGLYSCKGVTGIGLPQNAPTSTCCVYDSLMGIGSGYSLDLPKLQCSSYTSIYEFGDEGDPMKWKFGISLQYNDSYYTPACKDCETSGGLCGFSGLDESFSCICRDGVNTTTNCFGHGYTWSGAWEPKIQTKTSIGVFLLWWIYLLV, encoded by the exons ATGTCACCTCTACCAGCTGCTATCTTCATCAGCATTCTGTTCTTGCTTCCTCAACTCCATAAAGTTTGTGCTGCCAGCCCTGCTGCTGGCCGCACCATACCGACCCGCGGTACATGTAACAGCACTTGTGGTGCAATCCCGGTTATGTTTCCCTTTGGCACTGGATTTGGGTGTGGCCACCCTTACTTTGCTAGATATGTAAAATGCAATGCTGGTACTCTACAGTTCTCAACTGGCACTGGCATTTACCCTGTTTCTTCCATCGACTACCCAACCAGCACTATTGTTGTTGCAGATCCTTTCATGTCAACTTGCTCTTCAATGCAGAATTCTGGAAGTTTTAGCTTGGACCGAACGAGCCCGTTCACACTAACAGGTTCCAATATCTTTGTCCTGCTTGGTTGCTCAACTACATCTCCAGTGTTTGATCCAAGTGAGGATTTGTGTGATACCGGATCAGGTTCTCGTGTTTGCAGCGGTTTGTATTCTTGCAAAGGGGTAACTGGAATTGGGTTGCCACAAAATGCACCTACATCTACCTGTTGTGTTTATGACTCCTTGATGGGAATAGGATCAGGCTATTCTTTGGATCTCCCAAAACTTCAGTGCTCATCGTACACGTCGATATACGAGTTTGGAGATGAAGGGGATCCCATGAAATGGAAATTTGGGATTTCTTTGCAGTATAATGATTCATACTACACTCCTGCATGCAAGGACTGTGAAACCAGTGGAGGCTTGTGTGGCTTTTCTGGTCTGGATGAGTCATTCTCTTGCATTTGCCGAGATGGTGTGAACACTACCACAAATTGCTTTGGCCATG GGTACACCTGGAGTGGGGCATGGGAACCCAAAATTCAAACCAAGACTAGTATTGGAG TGTTTTTGCTGTGGTGGATTTATCTTCTAGTTTGA
- the LOC105783332 gene encoding pentatricopeptide repeat-containing protein At1g69290 has translation MQCLQIYGEMWRKAVCSIPPYRPFSSSAATDIPTLYSFLQPSIFALKPNKQSKQPQDSTNSQTKTLTEEQKTTLQTTLEKSLLTHNTDEAWKSFKSLTICCTFPNKSLTNSLITHLSSLQDTQNLKRAFASVIFVIEKDPKLLSFETVTTLLSSMNFANTAAPAFALIKCMFKNRYFVPFGLWGNMLVDVSRKSGSLVAFLRVFEECCRIAIDEKLNYMKPDLAACNAALECCCCELESVSDAEKVVATMSVLGVRPDESSFGFLSYLFALKGLEKKIDELEKLMVEFGFSNKRVFFNSLIGGYVKSGKIDSVSTTVLRSLREGNGKEWIFSDETHCEVVKGYLQNGAMKSLASLIIEAQKLESPMLEVDKSFGYGIISACINLGLADKAHSILDEMNAQSGSVGLGVYVPILKAYSKEHRTAEATQLVVDIGNSGLQLDAGMYDMLIEASMTSQDFQSAFTLFRDMRDARILDLKGSYLTIMTGLMENQRPELMAAFLDEVVEDPRIEVKTHDWNSIIHAFCKAGRLEDARRTFRRMTFLQFEPNDQTYLSLINGYVTAEKYFSVLMLWNEIKRKISGGKEKGINFDHNLVDAFLYALVKGGFFDAVMQVVEKSQEMKIFVDKWRYKQAFMEKHKKLKVSKLRRRSFRKMEALIAFKNWAGLNA, from the coding sequence ATGCAATGTTTGCAGATTTACGGTGAAATGTGGAGAAAAGCAGTGTGTTCAATCCCACCCTATAGACCTTTCTCTTCTTCCGCCGCCACTGATATCCCAACTCTTTACTCTTTCCTTCAGCCTTCAATTTTTGCATTAAAACCAAACAAGCAATCAAAACAACCTCAGGACTCCACCAATTCCCAAACCAAAACCCTAACCGAAGAACAAAAAACCACTCTACAAACCACCCTAGAGAAATCCCTTCTCACCCACAACACTGATGAAGCCTGGAAGTCCTTCAAGTCCCTCACCATCTGCTGCACTTTTCCCAATAAGTCCCTCACTAACTCCCTTATTACCCACTTGTCTTCCTTGCAAGACACCCAAAATCTCAAAAGGGCATTTGCCTCTGTGATTTTTGTCATTGAAAAGGATCCAAAGTTGCTGTCTTTTGAAACCGTGACTACCCTTTTGAGTTCCATGAATTTTGCCAACACCGCCGCCCCTGCTTTTGCTCTTATAAAATGCATGTTCAAAAACAGGTACTTTGTCCCTTTTGGGTTGTGGGGTAATATGCTTGTTGATGTCAGTAGGAAAAGTGGTAGCCTTGTTGCATTTTTAAGAGTTTTTGAGGAATGTTGTAGGATTGCTATTGatgaaaagttgaattatatGAAACCTGATTTGGCTGCTTGTAATGCTGCTCTAGAGTGTTGCTGTTGTGAGCTTGAATCAGTTTCGGATGCTGAAAAAGTAGTGGCAACTATGTCTGTCTTAGGTGTTCGGCCCGATGAATCAAGTTTTGGTTTCCTTTCTTATTTGTTTGCATTAAAAGGGCTTGAAAAGAAGATAGATGAGTTAGAAAAATTGATGGTTGAGTTTGGTTTTTCAAATAAACGGGTGTTTTTTAATAGCTTGATTGGTGGGTATGTCAAGTCGGGCAAAATAGACTCAGTTTCAACCACGGTTTTGCGTAGTTTGAGAGAAGGTAATGGGAAAGAGTGGATTTTCAGTGATGAAACTCACTGTGAAGTGGTTAAAGGGTATCTTCAAAATGGGGCTATGAAGAGTTTAGCTAGTTTGATCATTGAAGCTCAAAAGTTGGAGTCTCCCATGCTTGAGGTTGACAAGTCTTTTGGATATGGCATCATTAGCGCCTGTATTAATCTTGGTTTAGCAGATAAGGCACACAGCATTCTTGATGAAATGAATGCTCAGAGTGGTTCCGTGGGGCTTGGTGTTTATGTGCCTATCTTAAAGGCTTACAGCAAGGAGCATAGAACTGCCGAAGCTACTCAATTAGTTGTGGATATTGGTAATTCAGGGCTTCAGTTGGATGCAGGAATGTATGACATGCTAATTGAAGCGTCCATGACGAGTCAGGATTTTCAGTCTGCTTTTACATTGTTTAGGGATATGAGAGATGCAAGAATACTTGACTTGAAAGGGAGTTATCTTACTATAATGACAGGTCTGATGGAGAATCAAAGACCTGAGTTGATGGCTGCATTTCTAGATGAAGTTGTTGAAGACCCTCGCATAGAAGTTAAAACTCATGACTGGAACTCAATTATTCATGCTTTCTGTAAAGCTGGGCGGTTGGAAGATGCTAGGAGGACTTTCAGAAGGATGACTTTCCTGCAGTTTGAGCCAAATGATCAAACATATTTGTCCCTGATTAATGGTTATGTGACTGCGGAGAAATATTTCAGTGTTTTGATGCTATGGAATGAGATTAAACGGAAAATTTCAGGTGGCAAAGAGAAAGGCATCAATTTTGATCACAACTTAGTTGATGCATTCTTATATGCTCTTGTTAAAGGGGGTTTCTTTGATGCAGTGATGCAAGTCGTTGAGAAGTCGCAAGAGATGAAAATTTTTGTGGATAAATGGAGGTACAAACAAGCATTCATGGAGAAGCATAAGAAGCTTAAAGTGTCAAAGTTGAGGAGAAGGAGCTTCAGGAAAATGGAGGCACTTATCGCTTTCAAGAATTGGGCTGGTTTGAATGCATGA